GAGCAGGTTGCCTCCTCTACTGACAGTTTTTCGGCTCATTTCCATCGGGTATCTTCTTTCCACCCTACCACCAATGTGATCTATTTGGCTGTGCAAAACAAAGAACCATTTAACGAACTGCATCAAAAGATTGCCAATCAGTGTGTGAATGAAAAAGAAACCTACGCATACGTACCGCATCTGACCATCGGGCGTGACCTGTCCGACGATGAGCTGCGTGATGTAACCGGTCAACTAAGCATGGCAAAAATTGACCTAAACAGCGAAATTGATCGCTTCCACTTGGTTTATCAGCTCGAAGATGGCATCTGGAGCGTTTACCAGACTTTCCTTCTCAAAAAATAAACACCCTATCCTCAACCACCAACCCTCCCTGCGTCTCCATCGTAGGGAGGGATATTTTCTAAAAAAGGACGAATACGATGAACCTTCAAACCTACCAGATCCAAAGAGTCACCACGGAACAAGAATTGGCGGATGCCCTGTCGGTACGCCGAATCGTTTTCATCGAGGAACAGGAAGTACCAGAAGAATTGGAAATCGATGAGCATGACACCCTTGATGGCGGGACGATTCATTTTGTGGCCTACCGCGATGGAAAGCCAGTGGGCGCTAGCCGTATCCGCACCTACGCACCTGGAGTGGGAAAAATCGAACGGGTGGCGGTTGCCAAAACAGAACGCGGTACCGGGCTGGGCCGCCAAATCATGCTTGAGATGGAAGAGCTGTCCAAACAACACGGGTATGACAGCCTGAAGCTGAATGCACAGACGCAAGCCCAACGGTTTTATGAAAAGCTCGGCTATGAACCTTTTGGTGACTTATTTGACGATGCAGGTATCGAGCATATTGCGATGGTCAAATCCATTCGCGCATAAGGGAAACTGCGTGCAGCTCCATTCCCTCTTTCAGAAAAACAACCTCGTTTTCGTTATGATCAGCATGCGAAACGAGGTTGTTTTTCATTTGCCCCAGAGAAAAGAATTATTTCACCAATGGTTTCCGGATGGCCTCAATGACGCGATCAAAAGAGTCAGCACCGTAGCCCTCTGCTACTTTCTGTGTGGCCAATGTTAGCAATGGCATTAACCACTCAACAGTGATTCCCTGTTCCTGGCTGGCATGGATGATGTGTTCAAGTCCTAGTTTGTTCGTATTCAAATTGGACACATCTGTCGTGAAGTTTCCTTCATCACGTGCCCGTGCGGCAACCGGATCTGTTAAGAGCGGGGCAATCAAGTGATTTACCCAGTTGGTTGCGTATGGAAGAAACTCTGTTCCTGTTATGTTTGCCGTACTTAATAGGGCATGTGCATGCATGGAGCCATACCAAGCCCCATACATCATGGTAAGCAGCGACAAATCATAGATCAACGGAACACCATAGTCTTCACCGAGATAGGCAGCGTTACCTCCCAACAGTTTCAATGTCGGTTCATATGCTTCAAATAGAGCCTTCGACCCACCGTAGAAAATGAGTGTTTCGGGCAGTCCAATCATTTGAGGGATAGCCATGATCGCTCCATCCAGATATTGCCCACCGTGCTCGCTTACCCACTTGGCTGTCTTGCGTGCATCCTCCGGTGTTCCTGTAGTGAGGTTGACGATGACACGCCCTGATAATTCATTTTCTAAGGGCGCAAGCTGCTCTTGCATGACTTTGTAGGTTGATAAGCAAACAACGACCAAGTTGCTTGCCGCGATTGCCTCTCTCACACTGCCCGCCAGCACTGCTCCCTTCTCAACCAGACCGTTGGCTTTATCTGCTGAACGATTCCAGACAGTCGTTGGATGACCGCCTTT
The window above is part of the Brevibacillus brevis NBRC 100599 genome. Proteins encoded here:
- a CDS encoding YjcG family protein → MMYSIVIFPSSKVQEVANSYRKRYDPGYALVPPYIRLKEAFELDEAKLPELVSHLEQVASSTDSFSAHFHRVSSFHPTTNVIYLAVQNKEPFNELHQKIANQCVNEKETYAYVPHLTIGRDLSDDELRDVTGQLSMAKIDLNSEIDRFHLVYQLEDGIWSVYQTFLLKK
- a CDS encoding GNAT family N-acetyltransferase produces the protein MNLQTYQIQRVTTEQELADALSVRRIVFIEEQEVPEELEIDEHDTLDGGTIHFVAYRDGKPVGASRIRTYAPGVGKIERVAVAKTERGTGLGRQIMLEMEELSKQHGYDSLKLNAQTQAQRFYEKLGYEPFGDLFDDAGIEHIAMVKSIRA
- a CDS encoding NAD(P)-dependent oxidoreductase is translated as MNSASIPASVTVIGLGNMGVALADAFLKGGHPTTVWNRSADKANGLVEKGAVLAGSVREAIAASNLVVVCLSTYKVMQEQLAPLENELSGRVIVNLTTGTPEDARKTAKWVSEHGGQYLDGAIMAIPQMIGLPETLIFYGGSKALFEAYEPTLKLLGGNAAYLGEDYGVPLIYDLSLLTMMYGAWYGSMHAHALLSTANITGTEFLPYATNWVNHLIAPLLTDPVAARARDEGNFTTDVSNLNTNKLGLEHIIHASQEQGITVEWLMPLLTLATQKVAEGYGADSFDRVIEAIRKPLVK